The genomic window TGGAGGTTGCTTCCTTCATGCTCTATTACGTTTTTCACTTTACAAGTAATAATGGTTATCCATCAGTTCCCCAACTTTGGTGCTGCTGTGTTATCTACCATGCAAGGAGATGGGGAAGCAAAAGTAATTAAGACATTTCCACTGGTTTCAAGGGCAAAGGTTAACTCCAATATAAAGGAGTTCTAAAACTTTTCAAATTGGACATATTCACATCTATTGTCTTGATACCAGTGTTTCCAAATCCTTTTTTCCCAATGCCCAGAACATCCACAGATCACTGCATCTGTCTGGGAACTTCACAGGCTTCTTTCCGGAGACATTCCAGACATGCCCCTCTGCCTTGGCACTAATACTTGGCATCTCCCCTTGACATCTCAAGCTTTGTCATttactcactgtgtgaccttgggccagtagTGTCCCTtctctgaacctctgtttccACCCCTGCAAGTTGGGCAGATGAAGGTTCAGTCTGAAGCTGGTTGAGCCCTTGGAGTGACAAAGCAAGGGACTGTGAATGGacaaaaatgagagaaatcaATTCTAATAGGCATAAAGCAACCAGAGGAGAAATAGTCCCAATTCTACCCAAAGACCGATGGGCACTAATTTAGAATCCAGTCTCAATTCTACCTTCAATACGGTGTGTGACCTTGAAAATGTCTcttagtctctctgagcctcatgaGTCAAATCAGGATAATGTTAATACCTGCCTCAGAGTTCTGATGAGGAGCAAATGAAATAACTCCTGTAAAGATGTTTTAGGAATTCTGTCTGACCAGGAAAAAGCCCTTGGGGCCATTTCTTCTTGGTCCCTGACAAGTGCCAGGCTGACGAGCAGAACATTGACCAACTCAGGGTGGGGCAGGAAGTCAGTGGACAGTTTTGTGCCCCACTCACAGCAAGGTGGCCTCCCAGACTTGGCTGGATGGGTGAACCTGGCCTGAAAATCAACCACAAGCCCCTCTTCGTGTGTTTGGAGAGGAGCTGAAGCTGTGTGAATAAGAGTTGAGCATGCGGCTGGCAGAGCAGGCAGGACCCACAGAACACCTGGGCCCATTGCCTGAGGGGCAGTCACTCCCTTCTTCATTTGGCTGCTGCCCTGGGATCAAACGGATACAATAGAACCCACGGTGCACGGCTGCCAAGGAAGGGCAGGCCCAAGGGATTGGGCTCCAAGTCCTGGAAGTGGTTTCCCGAGTCACTAGATTTGCAGCGCGCAAAACCGGAAAGGTCCCGGTAAACCTGTCCGCTGGTACCTGGGCAGCGAAGCGCTTTGGCCGGAGGGCTGCAGGTCCCAGCAGCGGGAGGGACAGCGGGAAGATGGCGGACCCTCCTTGGGGTGGTGTGCGTGACCTGCATGAGTGCCTGGGGCATCTCCTGCACGGAATGGCACCCGCACCAGGTGCCCCGGCCTCGCCTGGCCTCGCCAGCCAGAGGACCAGTCCTGGACGGGGAGCGGGAGGACAAGAGCAGGTGAACAGGCCCCAGAACCCGGCTCCCTGACCCTGGCCATACTGCAGAGCTGCCTGGCGCGCCTCAGACCACCCCCTGGCCCTATGGTGGGCACGCTGGGGTGCAGACCCCTCGCCCCGCTGGCACCTCTGTGGCACGTGCGGGAGGGGCAGGAGCCGGGACCAGGAACCGCTGTGGTGAGAGCCAAAGGCACGGGGACTGGCCGCCACAGACCTTTGGACAccgcagtgggggtgggggtgggcgggCGCTTGTGTGCCTGGGGGCCCGGGGGCCCCCGTGGCgggggggctggggagaggagcaGGTGACGTCACCCGGGGACCTGGGGCCCCCAGGGGCGGCGGCGAGAGCCCggcctcgtgacccgcccgcgcCAATGGCCCTGCGGTCTCCCGGACGACGCGGAGGGGTCCGCGCTGCACCGCCGCCGCGCCGCCGCGCCCCCGCCCCGTGTCCGCACTGCAGAGAGCCGCGGCGAGCAGGCGCCGGCGCACTGGCCCACGTGCTGCGCGAGCGAGGGAGAGCCACAGTCTGAGCGAACGTTCGCGCTGGGAGCCAGGGGCGCCCGACCCCcgtccgccgccgccgccgccgccgcgcatAGCCCCCGGAGAGCCCTGTGGGGACCCCGACCAGAAGGGACCTTGCCCCAGGAGAAGGTAACAGACCCACCTGGGGAGGGAGACGCTGGGCGCAGGGGTCCAGGGTCCTGGGGCGGCGCGCGGAGGGGGCTGAGGCCCGCAGAGACCCcacggggggtgggggtggggggctgggcaggggcggGGCCTGGCTGCAGAGGCGCCCCCAGGGGAGGAGGgcggctgggggtgggggtgcggaGAGGTAGGCATTAACCTCGCTGTCGCCCTGCTCGCATTCACAGGCTGTGGAGACCTGGGCCTTCTGCGATCACCCTAGGAGTTGATCCAGATATGTGCCTCACGCCCTGATCACTGCCCCCAAATTAGTATCTGCAGAGATTCGAGGACATGCCGTTGACCTTGTTACAGGACTGGTGTCGGGGGGAGCACCTGAACACCCAGAGGTGCATGCTCATCCTGGGGATCCCCGAGGACTGTGGCGAGGATGAGTTTGAGGAGACACTCCAGGAGGCTTGCAGGCACCTGGGCAGATACAGGGTGATTGGCAGGATGTTTAGGAGGGAGGAGAACGCCCAGGCGATTCTACTGGAGCTGGCACGAGATATCGACTATGCTTTGCTCCCAAGGGAAATACCAGGAAAGGGGGGGCCCTGGGAAGTGATTGTAAAACCCCGTAACTCAGATGGGGAATTTCTCAACAGACTGAACCGCTTCTTAGAGGAGGAGAGGCGGACCGTGTCAGATATGAATCGAGTCCTCGGGTCGGACACCAATTGTTCGGCTCCAAGAGTGACTATATCACCAGAGTTCTGGACCTGGGCCCAGACTCTGGGGGCAGCGGTGCAGCCTCTGCTAGAACAAATGTTGTACCGAGAACTCAGAGTGTTTTCTGGGAACACCATATCCATCCCAGGTGCACTGGCCTTTGATGCCTGGCTTGAGCACACCACTGAGATGCTGCAGATGTGGCAGGTGCCTGAGGGGGAAAAGAGGCGGAGGCTGATGGAATGCTTACGGGGCCCTGCTCTCCAGGTGGTCAGTGGGCTCCGGGCCAGCAATGCTTCCATAACTGTGGAGGAGTGCCTGGCTGCCTTGCAGCAGGTGTTCGGACCTGTGGAGAGCCATAAAATTGCCCAGGTGAAGTTGTGTAAGGCCtatcaggaggcaggagagaaagtATCTAGCTTTGTGTTACGTTTGGAACCCCTGCTCCAAAGAGCTGTAGAAAACAATGTGGTATCACGTAGAAACGTGAATCAGACTCGCCTGAAACGAGTCTTAAGTGGGGCCACCCTTCCTGACAAACTCCGAGATAAGCTTAAGCTGATGAAACAGCGAAGGAAGCCTCCTGGTTTCCTGGCCCTGGTGAAGCTCCTGCGTGAGGAGGAGGAATGGGAGGCCACTTTAGGTCCAGATAGGGAGAGCCTGGAGGGGCTGGAAGTAGCCCCGAGGCCACCTGCCAGGATCACTGAGGTTGGGGCAGTACCTCTCCCTGCCTCTGGCAACAGTTTTGATGCGAGGCCTTCCCAGGGCTACCGGCGCCGGAGGGGCAGAGGCCAACACCGAAGGGGTGGTGTGGCAAGGGCTGGCTCTCGAGGCTCAAGAAAACGGAAACGCCACACATTCTGCTATAGCTGTGGGGAAGACGGCCACATCAGGGTACAGTGCATCAACCCCTCCAACCTGCTCTTGGTAAAGCAGAAGAAACAGGCTGCAATTGAGTCGGGAAACGGGAACTGGGCTTGGGACAAGAGCCATCCCAAGTCCAAGGCCAAGTAGGCTCGGGAGAACAGGGCAACATTTCCTACTACAGGCCAAGGAGACAAAAGAGATAttgggaggaggggaaagagaagCCTAGACAAACAGCAGATGAGTTGAGTGGGGCAGAGGGACAGGGCAGCCAGACCAAGGCCAAGCCTTCTCACTCTCTGCCAGCTGGAAGGGACTTCAGCAACCAAGACCAACTGGCAACAGGCTCAGTGGGGGTCAGGTCCAGGTCCCCaaagaggtgctggagaggaaagcagggagccactgcatccagcacaTGGGGTGCCTGGGCCTCAGATGGGGACCCCAACGAAGCAGATGCTGAAGAAGGTGGGGCCGGGGGTTCTGTCCTGCTCATCCAACCACCCCTAAATACCCACCCTGTGGACTTTGAGCTGAACATGCCCACTGGCCCCCAGGCCACATGGGACCTGGAGGAGCCTACCTGGGGCCTGCCCTTGCCAGAAGGTGCCAGGGCTGGTGAGGAAGAGCTGGGGGGCAGAGGTAAAGCCCTGCAGGGGAGGCCACAGGGTCCATCCCGTCTTCAGGATCATCTACACTGCACTAGGGGAGCCCCAGGAAGGCAGCACCCTGGAGGCCCTGTGCCAGTGAGGACAGGAGACCCTAAGGCCCTGGGAGCCCAGTGCCAGCCAGAGGTTGTGCAGGCAAGGAGACCAAAGATTGATGAGGAGACCCCCAGCAGGGGTACTGGGTACCCGGCAGGCCAGTGCCCTCACAGTTGGCTTGGACCAGGGTGGCTGTGAAGGGAAGTCTTTGTtgcaaaggaggaggaggaaaagggaggaCTTGGTGGggttttgtttcttctgcttgtttctgTACAGGGCCACCAGACTCCTGGAGAGATCAGGCAAGGAGAACCTGGGGCTGCCATGGCCAAAGCAACTCAACAGATGCCGATGCCAAGGCCAGCCCCAACCCTGCCACCTTGGGGAATCCAGCCTGGAGGCATCCCCTAAGCAGCCAGCTGTGGCCTGGGTGGAGGCACCTGAAGATGTCTGTCCCAAACTCCCCCAGCCCTGAGCTGGGAGATGACAGGGAGAAAGAGGCCCTCTCAAGGGTGCCAGATGCCTGGGTCTCCCAAGAGGGGTCCCCCAACTCACGGTTCCCGGGACAGGCTGCCCCCTGTTCCAGGAAGCTCATCCTCACCTGTGTAGGCCCCTGTAGTGACCCACGCATCCAGCAGATGCCCACCCACTGCCGTTGTTCCCGCGCAAAGTAGTGTGCTATGCACCCACCCAGGTGGCCGCCCCTGGGCCCGGGGCACATGCTGTGAGCTTCCTGTGAGCCCAGGCTCTGCTGGCTGCTGTCCCGCATCCTGGCACCACCTCTGCTTTCCCCGTGTAGATCTAGGCCAGTGGCTGCTTGTTGTTGTGGAGCTGCGTGTGTTCTTCTCTGAGCAGCTCCTCCCCGGAGGCCCCCAGCGCAGTCCCAGGAGATGGCGGGAAGGAAGTGCCAGGGCAAGGCGGATGCTCACCCTGTGACCACGATGGTGACCGTGACTGTGGGAGGAAGAACTGGGCCCAGGACG from Nomascus leucogenys isolate Asia chromosome X, Asia_NLE_v1, whole genome shotgun sequence includes these protein-coding regions:
- the LOC100599044 gene encoding paraneoplastic antigen Ma3, which translates into the protein MPLTLLQDWCRGEHLNTQRCMLILGIPEDCGEDEFEETLQEACRHLGRYRVIGRMFRREENAQAILLELARDIDYALLPREIPGKGGPWEVIVKPRNSDGEFLNRLNRFLEEERRTVSDMNRVLGSDTNCSAPRVTISPEFWTWAQTLGAAVQPLLEQMLYRELRVFSGNTISIPGALAFDAWLEHTTEMLQMWQVPEGEKRRRLMECLRGPALQVVSGLRASNASITVEECLAALQQVFGPVESHKIAQVKLCKAYQEAGEKVSSFVLRLEPLLQRAVENNVVSRRNVNQTRLKRVLSGATLPDKLRDKLKLMKQRRKPPGFLALVKLLREEEEWEATLGPDRESLEGLEVAPRPPARITEVGAVPLPASGNSFDARPSQGYRRRRGRGQHRRGGVARAGSRGSRKRKRHTFCYSCGEDGHIRVQCINPSNLLLVKQKKQAAIESGNGNWAWDKSHPKSKAK